A genome region from Blautia coccoides includes the following:
- a CDS encoding AraC family transcriptional regulator: MKHEYKILDPANILLPEEIFYLNLTHHHMEYHVHAPGSIELNYIVDGECFYDIDGEIFPVKKRSLILVNGHIPHKLICTSPCINMSINCYQHTLSPNLGTLHDLTTAYPALASIFDSLKTGVILPNAKNIYPLMQIIFNEFGHGKDPYYMNLMLNNVLILIQKQMSTTEPTPAQTYVEKVKNYIHYHYFSIKDIDEIADFAALNKVYLQKIFKRETGTTLWNYLTQFRLDKAAYLLCNSDIPIGDIDEMIGINSRQNFYLLFKKIYGMSPSEYKQIHKKS; the protein is encoded by the coding sequence ATGAAACATGAATATAAAATCCTAGATCCTGCAAATATTCTTTTGCCGGAAGAGATATTTTACCTCAATCTGACCCACCATCATATGGAATATCATGTACATGCCCCAGGGTCCATCGAATTAAATTACATTGTAGACGGAGAATGTTTCTATGACATTGACGGCGAAATTTTCCCTGTCAAAAAAAGAAGTCTGATCCTGGTGAATGGACATATTCCCCACAAGCTCATCTGTACATCTCCCTGTATAAACATGAGTATCAACTGTTATCAGCATACGCTTTCGCCCAATCTGGGTACACTGCATGACCTGACCACAGCTTATCCGGCGCTGGCCTCTATTTTTGACAGCCTAAAAACCGGCGTTATCCTTCCCAATGCCAAGAATATATATCCGCTGATGCAGATCATCTTCAATGAATTCGGACATGGCAAGGACCCTTATTATATGAATCTGATGCTCAACAATGTGCTTATCCTCATACAGAAGCAGATGTCCACCACGGAACCCACACCGGCACAGACTTATGTGGAAAAGGTGAAGAATTATATCCATTACCATTATTTTAGCATAAAGGATATTGACGAAATTGCAGACTTTGCAGCATTAAACAAGGTCTATCTGCAGAAAATTTTTAAACGAGAAACCGGCACAACACTCTGGAATTATCTCACCCAGTTCCGCCTGGATAAAGCGGCTTATCTGCTGTGTAATTCTGACATCCCCATAGGAGATATTGATGAAATGATAGGAATAAATTCAAGACAGAATTTTTATCTCCTGTTCAAGAAAATATATGGCATGTCGCCCTCCGAATACAAACAGATCCACAAAAAATCTTAA
- a CDS encoding ABC transporter substrate-binding protein produces MKNKKYGSFLLAALMAGSLCACGTGSSDAGGGEKEKTEGSKGGVTLTYVTWNENQKDSIQATVDGFNKVYPDIKVEIQTTPWGEYWTKLEAAATSGNMADIVTMHTNTIAKYVNGDKLEQLDDLAEIDDTFSYDNYPEGITKLFTMEDKHYGVPKDKDCVILVYNKEIFDNAGVAYPDDSWTWADLEEAAQKLTDKEKGIYGFNAYNNSQESWGNLLYQNGGSIIDEANNVSGLDDPKSIEAMDFFVKLQQYSPSQEMQAEVDYISMFATGTVAMQFQGNWQLNNYTDNEIMKDKFAIAPLPAGPEGVKATQSNGIALSIPKNCKNMDAAKKFVAYASSEQGMKDAVNGPAIPAFDGVEEDWSKAHEAEYDTKVILEGLDYGVQFVGTESKSQWEAVMNDYVAKILNGEISPAEGFTDASKEMNEILAKEK; encoded by the coding sequence ATGAAAAATAAAAAGTATGGCAGTTTCTTATTAGCAGCACTTATGGCAGGTTCTCTGTGCGCATGCGGTACAGGCAGCAGCGATGCAGGGGGAGGAGAAAAAGAGAAAACAGAGGGCAGTAAAGGCGGCGTGACACTCACCTATGTAACGTGGAATGAAAACCAGAAGGACTCTATCCAGGCTACTGTTGACGGGTTCAACAAGGTATATCCGGACATCAAAGTGGAAATCCAGACCACTCCCTGGGGTGAATACTGGACAAAACTGGAGGCAGCCGCCACCAGCGGAAACATGGCGGATATTGTAACCATGCATACCAATACCATTGCTAAATATGTGAATGGGGATAAGCTGGAGCAGCTTGATGATCTGGCAGAGATAGATGATACATTCAGTTATGACAACTATCCGGAGGGCATCACCAAGCTTTTCACAATGGAGGATAAGCACTACGGTGTTCCGAAAGATAAGGACTGCGTGATTCTGGTGTATAATAAAGAGATTTTTGACAATGCGGGGGTGGCATATCCGGATGATTCATGGACCTGGGCTGACTTAGAGGAAGCTGCACAGAAGCTCACAGACAAAGAAAAAGGGATATATGGATTTAACGCGTACAATAACAGTCAGGAGAGCTGGGGAAATTTACTCTATCAGAACGGTGGAAGCATCATTGACGAGGCAAACAATGTGTCAGGTCTGGATGATCCCAAATCCATTGAAGCCATGGACTTTTTCGTAAAGCTGCAGCAGTATTCTCCATCCCAGGAAATGCAGGCGGAAGTGGACTATATCAGCATGTTTGCAACGGGAACCGTAGCCATGCAGTTCCAGGGAAACTGGCAGTTGAACAATTATACGGACAATGAGATCATGAAAGACAAGTTCGCCATTGCACCGCTCCCGGCCGGACCGGAAGGCGTGAAAGCGACTCAGAGTAACGGAATCGCTCTGTCCATACCAAAGAACTGCAAGAATATGGATGCGGCTAAGAAATTCGTGGCATATGCCAGCAGTGAACAGGGAATGAAGGATGCCGTAAACGGTCCTGCCATCCCGGCATTTGACGGTGTGGAAGAAGATTGGAGCAAGGCACATGAAGCGGAATACGATACAAAAGTTATTTTGGAAGGCCTTGATTATGGTGTGCAGTTTGTAGGTACAGAGTCAAAATCCCAGTGGGAGGCAGTGATGAACGACTATGTGGCAAAAATCTTAAATGGAGAGATCTCTCCCGCGGAGGGGTTCACAGACGCGTCCAAAGAAATGAATGAGATACTTGCAAAAGAAAAATAG
- a CDS encoding carbohydrate ABC transporter permease, with translation MKKRKVKKWLWGYFFIAPTIIGLLVLNIYPIIKTMILSFSQSTGFDEYIFAGLQNYVRVFQDREVWIGLRNTLVFSALSVPGGIFISLLLAWLMSKKIRGTSVYRVIYFTPMVAAPAAVAMVWSWLYNTEFGALNQLLGNLGFQTHSWLNDPKYAMLSIVIIAIWGGMGQQIIILIVAITNVPKTYYEAAAIDGANGFVKLFKITVPLISPSVFFLTITGFIGSLTQFDLIYMLYGNNTSKAMDSVRTIMFQYYREAFVVQDKPYASAISIIALCVIMIFTAVQFAAQKKMVHYD, from the coding sequence ATGAAAAAAAGAAAAGTAAAGAAATGGCTCTGGGGGTATTTCTTTATCGCGCCCACGATCATCGGCCTGCTGGTCCTGAATATCTATCCCATTATCAAGACAATGATCCTCAGCTTTTCCCAGAGTACAGGCTTTGATGAATATATATTCGCCGGGCTTCAGAATTATGTCCGGGTATTCCAGGACAGGGAAGTGTGGATCGGTCTCAGAAATACCTTGGTATTCTCGGCGTTGTCTGTTCCGGGAGGGATATTTATCAGTCTGCTGCTGGCATGGCTCATGAGTAAAAAAATCAGAGGGACCAGTGTGTACCGGGTGATCTATTTTACACCTATGGTGGCAGCTCCCGCGGCAGTAGCCATGGTCTGGTCCTGGCTTTACAATACGGAGTTTGGAGCTTTGAACCAGCTTCTGGGTAATTTGGGATTCCAAACCCACTCCTGGCTCAATGATCCCAAGTATGCCATGCTGTCCATTGTCATTATTGCCATTTGGGGCGGGATGGGACAGCAGATCATTATTTTGATCGTGGCTATTACCAATGTGCCGAAAACATATTATGAGGCGGCGGCCATTGACGGGGCCAATGGCTTTGTAAAGCTTTTTAAGATAACCGTGCCGCTTATTTCACCCAGTGTATTTTTCCTGACAATAACAGGATTTATCGGTTCCCTGACTCAGTTCGATCTTATTTACATGCTGTACGGGAACAATACATCAAAAGCTATGGACTCTGTACGGACAATCATGTTTCAGTATTACAGGGAGGCGTTTGTGGTACAGGATAAGCCCTATGCTTCCGCAATCTCTATTATCGCTCTCTGTGTGATCATGATATTTACGGCAGTACAGTTCGCGGCCCAGAAAAAAATGGTGCATTACGATTAG
- a CDS encoding carbohydrate ABC transporter permease, protein MQRKKKIHVGTHVILIAGSIIMLFPFFWMVLSSFKTVGEQMMIPMQILPSSFKNTENFRQALDAVPFLRLYGNTLLMIAGRVLCAVIFSSMAGYGFARMQFPFKNLLFGIVLLQMMVPGQIFIVPQYMMLSKINMLNTVFALVFPALVSAFGTFLLRQQYMSLPKELEEAAILDGCNPWQTFIKIMVPITKSTIASLAIFTALFAWKDLMWPLIANNDLNHMPLSAGLSVLQGVCHTNKGAMMAGSVIATVPMLVIYILCQKQFIEGIAQTGIKG, encoded by the coding sequence ATGCAGAGAAAGAAAAAAATACATGTAGGGACACATGTTATTTTGATAGCAGGCAGTATCATTATGCTTTTTCCATTCTTCTGGATGGTTTTGTCCTCCTTTAAAACAGTGGGGGAACAGATGATGATACCCATGCAGATCTTACCGTCCAGTTTTAAAAATACTGAGAACTTCCGGCAGGCTCTGGACGCAGTGCCGTTTCTGCGGCTGTACGGCAATACGCTGCTTATGATAGCAGGCCGTGTGCTGTGCGCAGTGATTTTTTCCAGTATGGCCGGTTATGGGTTTGCCAGGATGCAGTTTCCTTTTAAGAACCTTTTGTTTGGGATCGTGCTGCTGCAGATGATGGTGCCGGGACAGATCTTCATTGTTCCCCAGTATATGATGCTGTCCAAGATCAATATGCTGAATACCGTGTTTGCCCTGGTGTTTCCGGCTTTGGTCAGTGCGTTCGGAACTTTCCTGCTCAGGCAGCAGTACATGTCACTTCCCAAGGAACTGGAAGAAGCCGCTATCTTGGATGGCTGCAATCCGTGGCAGACCTTTATAAAGATCATGGTCCCCATCACGAAATCGACCATTGCCTCCCTGGCTATTTTTACAGCCCTGTTTGCCTGGAAAGACCTGATGTGGCCTCTGATCGCCAACAATGATCTGAATCACATGCCCCTTTCCGCAGGCCTGAGTGTTCTACAGGGCGTGTGCCACACCAATAAGGGGGCTATGATGGCGGGCAGTGTCATTGCCACAGTGCCTATGCTTGTCATCTACATTTTATGCCAGAAGCAGTTTATCGAAGGGATTGCCCAGACGGGGATCAAGGGCTGA
- a CDS encoding glycoside hydrolase family 36 protein — translation MQIAENGIYMNLVLEKGKAAAFTHFSRCPQKEAIAQEDLHVYTLAEMQASGFDQCDHHGNKHTGSSPSLLMKYETHTDHENEYGRKLEIQQDYEGLKLITHMQFYRGIPVVRCWNELKNQGEKTYSVEYLSSFAFTGLSVGCEQPRDKNAWIYVPHNTWFGEAQWKKYTLNELGYDVVNTFSMKRISYSKTGSWGCDEFQPMGCYYNTETDTSMTWEIETSGSWHWEISDIREQLYLQISGPTFQENGWMINLHPGESFASVPCAVAVTEGEFQDSIGAMTQYRRRIRRQNKDNETLPVIFNDYMNCLMGDPTTDVLKPLIDAAKEAGCEYFCVDCGWYSDGHWWDGVGEWLPSKKRFPGGIEEVIQYIRSRDMIPGLWLELEVMGTKCPMVDKVPKDWFFQRNGQAVIDHCRYQLDFRNPQVQEYAMGVIRRLVEEYGVGYIKMDYNIDCGVGTDRDADSAGAGLLEHNRAYLAWLDRVFETYPDLIIENCSSGGMRMEYSMLSRQSIQSVTDQTDYIKMAAIAANCATACAPEQAAIWSYPLIQGTEEEAVFNMVNAMLLRIHQSGYLGQIGEGRMRRVTDGIRCYKEIREDIKEGLPFWPTGLASFSDEYLSYGMQCQDRCYLAVWRTKGEGEKEFCIPLHKKGCQIKDVRCMYPVDMKTDHKYEADTECLRIKLEPKTARLFAFSRIG, via the coding sequence ATGCAGATTGCTGAAAACGGCATTTATATGAATTTGGTACTGGAAAAAGGAAAGGCGGCAGCCTTCACTCATTTTTCCCGCTGTCCGCAGAAGGAGGCCATTGCGCAGGAGGACCTGCATGTCTATACTCTGGCGGAGATGCAGGCCAGCGGATTTGACCAGTGTGACCATCACGGAAATAAACATACGGGCAGCAGCCCGTCCCTGCTTATGAAATATGAGACGCATACGGATCATGAGAATGAATACGGAAGAAAACTGGAGATACAGCAGGACTATGAGGGATTAAAACTGATCACACATATGCAGTTCTACAGGGGCATTCCTGTTGTGAGATGCTGGAACGAGCTGAAGAACCAAGGAGAGAAAACATATTCGGTGGAATATCTGTCCTCCTTTGCCTTTACGGGTCTTTCAGTTGGGTGTGAACAGCCCAGAGATAAAAATGCATGGATCTATGTTCCCCATAATACCTGGTTTGGGGAGGCACAATGGAAAAAATATACGCTGAATGAACTGGGCTATGACGTTGTGAATACCTTTTCAATGAAGCGCATTTCCTACAGCAAGACAGGAAGCTGGGGATGTGACGAATTCCAGCCGATGGGCTGTTATTACAACACAGAAACAGACACATCCATGACATGGGAGATAGAGACAAGCGGCTCCTGGCACTGGGAGATCAGCGATATCCGGGAACAGTTGTATCTCCAGATTTCAGGACCAACCTTCCAGGAGAACGGCTGGATGATAAACCTGCATCCAGGGGAAAGCTTTGCCTCTGTACCCTGTGCCGTTGCAGTGACGGAAGGAGAATTCCAGGATAGTATAGGTGCCATGACACAGTACAGAAGAAGGATCAGAAGGCAGAATAAGGATAATGAAACACTTCCGGTTATTTTTAATGACTATATGAATTGTCTGATGGGCGATCCAACAACGGATGTGTTAAAACCGCTGATCGACGCCGCCAAAGAGGCGGGATGTGAGTATTTCTGTGTGGACTGCGGGTGGTATTCTGACGGCCATTGGTGGGATGGCGTGGGAGAGTGGCTCCCCAGCAAAAAGAGGTTTCCGGGAGGAATCGAAGAGGTCATTCAATATATCAGAAGCCGTGATATGATACCCGGCCTGTGGCTGGAGCTGGAAGTCATGGGAACAAAGTGTCCTATGGTGGATAAGGTGCCAAAGGACTGGTTTTTCCAGAGAAACGGGCAGGCTGTTATTGATCATTGCAGATATCAGCTTGATTTTAGAAATCCCCAGGTGCAGGAGTACGCTATGGGCGTGATCAGACGTCTTGTGGAGGAATATGGGGTAGGCTATATCAAGATGGACTATAACATAGACTGCGGTGTGGGTACAGACCGGGATGCGGACAGCGCCGGTGCGGGACTGCTGGAACACAACCGTGCTTACCTGGCCTGGCTTGACAGGGTGTTTGAAACCTATCCTGACCTGATCATCGAAAACTGCAGCAGCGGAGGCATGCGGATGGAGTATTCCATGCTTTCCCGGCAGAGTATCCAGTCTGTCACGGATCAGACAGATTATATCAAGATGGCAGCCATTGCAGCAAACTGCGCTACAGCTTGTGCGCCGGAACAGGCAGCGATCTGGTCTTATCCGCTCATCCAGGGAACAGAGGAGGAGGCGGTCTTCAACATGGTAAATGCCATGCTCCTGCGCATCCACCAGAGTGGGTACCTGGGACAGATAGGAGAGGGCAGGATGCGCCGGGTGACGGATGGGATTCGCTGCTATAAAGAGATACGGGAAGATATCAAAGAAGGCCTTCCCTTCTGGCCCACAGGGCTTGCATCCTTTTCAGACGAATACCTGAGCTATGGAATGCAGTGCCAGGACAGGTGCTATCTGGCTGTATGGAGAACCAAGGGAGAAGGGGAAAAAGAGTTTTGTATCCCCCTTCATAAGAAGGGCTGTCAGATAAAAGATGTGAGGTGTATGTATCCCGTGGATATGAAAACAGATCACAAATATGAAGCAGATACAGAGTGTCTTCGTATCAAATTGGAACCCAAAACAGCAAGATTATTTGCTTTTAGCCGCATTGGCTAA
- a CDS encoding MFS transporter, with the protein MKREHSIKRKIKYVLGGTALGHHYYQFLLVHTLFLVFTRIPGIFINTLLMNQTGSINSTLFYNGAIFAACAVMMLLSAQIMHWTQSKVTAAIGILGYNLLYLCYILFQDQVGQYYMLFGLANGMADGFYYISYGRMILSCTETWNRDSGMGIISIFSAAVNLLIPLFSGSLISLIGGVKGYVAIFIAAFMVAFATLLAVFRLPNETRHREKPGVHYLKFLRLICQKRQILYGLLGETMKGVREGTFMFILNMILYQLVKNEFLIGCNSFLSGAASILCFWFMSHFIRPDNRQKYMVGAICVLTGVSLLSLWAVSPVMVVAFAVINAFFAGMIEISCYTTFFDMSQSVPEAEQYTPELLAFHEVFVVVGRCVGLFAFAVINTIFHGALQAQLASLLLLTVFQFFTVLLCRKAIGTAERK; encoded by the coding sequence GTGAAAAGAGAACACAGCATAAAAAGAAAGATCAAATATGTGTTGGGAGGAACTGCTCTGGGGCACCATTACTACCAGTTCCTTCTGGTACATACACTGTTCCTGGTATTCACCAGGATCCCCGGAATTTTTATCAATACTTTGCTGATGAACCAGACAGGGAGCATCAATTCCACTCTGTTTTACAATGGCGCGATTTTTGCGGCCTGCGCGGTCATGATGCTCTTATCTGCCCAGATCATGCACTGGACACAGAGCAAGGTAACGGCAGCGATCGGTATTCTGGGATATAACCTTCTGTATCTTTGCTATATCCTTTTTCAGGATCAGGTGGGACAGTATTACATGCTGTTTGGGCTTGCTAACGGCATGGCAGACGGATTTTATTACATAAGCTATGGAAGGATGATCCTGTCCTGTACAGAGACCTGGAACAGAGACAGCGGAATGGGGATCATCAGTATTTTCAGCGCTGCGGTCAATCTGCTGATTCCCCTTTTTTCAGGAAGCCTGATTTCTCTGATCGGAGGAGTAAAGGGCTATGTGGCTATTTTTATTGCAGCCTTTATGGTAGCCTTCGCAACACTGCTGGCAGTTTTCCGTCTGCCAAATGAAACCCGGCATCGGGAAAAGCCCGGAGTACATTACCTGAAATTTTTGCGGCTGATCTGTCAAAAACGTCAGATACTCTATGGCCTGCTGGGGGAGACCATGAAAGGTGTCCGTGAGGGAACTTTTATGTTTATCCTCAACATGATCCTTTACCAACTGGTGAAGAACGAGTTTCTGATCGGTTGCAATTCTTTTTTGAGCGGAGCGGCTTCTATTCTGTGTTTCTGGTTTATGAGCCATTTTATACGGCCTGACAACAGGCAGAAATACATGGTAGGCGCCATCTGCGTACTGACCGGCGTTTCTCTGCTAAGCCTCTGGGCCGTCAGCCCGGTAATGGTGGTGGCGTTTGCTGTCATCAACGCTTTTTTCGCGGGAATGATAGAGATATCCTGCTATACCACCTTTTTTGACATGTCCCAAAGTGTACCGGAAGCTGAGCAGTACACACCGGAATTACTGGCATTTCACGAGGTGTTTGTGGTAGTGGGAAGATGTGTGGGGCTTTTCGCTTTTGCTGTGATCAACACCATTTTCCACGGTGCATTACAGGCACAACTGGCAAGCCTGCTCCTTCTCACTGTATTCCAGTTCTTTACTGTTCTTCTGTGCAGAAAGGCCATAGGAACAGCCGAAAGAAAATAA
- a CDS encoding AEC family transporter has product MNKKMSGLVVMKQMIIIFALIMAGFFLHKRRIISSAASKDMSALVLNLCSPALIISSMFSDLTSISRKNVGLVALIGVLCFAFLIILGFALTKILRVPFSQREAYILMTVFGNLGFIGLPVASAVLGPKSMVYVIVFNFLFNVVIFTFGIMLVKKGVDGVEQSWTDIFSPGFIACILAFIIYWFNIKIPADLQSLVNYCGNACTLLSLLVIGMSLVGMNLGSVFKNKRLLLFTAVRFIAVPIALALLLKPFLPDYIMRASVVLMMSLPVANMPMMMAEQYGKETTTISEGIILSTVLSAATISLVFLFV; this is encoded by the coding sequence GTGAATAAGAAAATGAGCGGTCTTGTAGTGATGAAGCAGATGATAATAATATTCGCGTTGATCATGGCGGGTTTTTTCCTGCACAAGAGACGCATCATATCTTCCGCTGCATCAAAGGACATGTCAGCCCTGGTATTGAACCTCTGCTCCCCTGCTTTGATCATTTCCAGCATGTTCAGCGACCTGACCTCCATATCCAGGAAAAACGTAGGCCTGGTTGCCCTGATCGGTGTTCTCTGCTTTGCTTTTCTCATAATTTTGGGATTTGCCCTGACAAAAATCCTGCGGGTGCCTTTTTCCCAGAGAGAGGCATATATTCTGATGACCGTGTTCGGCAATCTTGGATTTATCGGACTGCCGGTGGCATCTGCTGTGCTGGGGCCGAAATCCATGGTGTATGTGATCGTCTTTAACTTTCTGTTCAATGTGGTGATCTTCACCTTTGGAATCATGCTTGTGAAAAAAGGCGTGGATGGGGTGGAGCAGTCCTGGACTGATATCTTCAGCCCGGGATTTATAGCCTGCATCCTTGCATTCATTATCTATTGGTTCAATATAAAAATCCCGGCAGATCTGCAGTCACTGGTGAACTACTGCGGCAATGCCTGCACCCTTTTATCCCTGCTGGTGATAGGAATGTCTCTGGTGGGAATGAACCTGGGCAGTGTGTTTAAAAATAAAAGGCTTCTGCTTTTTACTGCTGTCCGTTTTATTGCAGTGCCCATAGCCCTGGCCCTGCTGTTAAAACCGTTTCTGCCGGATTATATTATGAGGGCTTCCGTTGTGCTGATGATGTCTCTGCCTGTGGCTAATATGCCCATGATGATGGCGGAACAGTATGGGAAAGAAACAACCACCATTTCCGAGGGGATCATTTTGTCGACCGTGCTCTCGGCGGCCACGATTTCCCTGGTGTTTTTATTTGTGTAG
- the prmA gene encoding 50S ribosomal protein L11 methyltransferase, which produces MKWNKFTLKTRTDVEDIIISTLADIGIQGAEIEDKQPLTEEDKKQMFVDILPDMPEDDGVAYLNFYLDEDENVEEMLQKVKDELSELRNFVDIGEGTITTSQTEDKDWINNWKQYFKQFYVDDILIIPSWEEVKEEDKDRMIIHIDPGTAFGTGMHETTQLCIRQLKKYVTPETELLDVGTGSGILSIVALKLGAKHAVGTDLDPCAVPAVEENKEVNNIPTESFDMMIGNIIDDKAIQDKVGYEKYDIVVANILADVLVPLTPVILNQMKKGGIYITSGIIDDKEETVVKAVKEAGLEVLEVTYQGEWVSVTARKN; this is translated from the coding sequence ATGAAATGGAATAAATTCACACTGAAAACAAGAACCGACGTGGAGGATATCATTATATCCACACTGGCTGACATCGGCATTCAGGGGGCGGAGATAGAGGATAAACAGCCGCTGACTGAGGAGGATAAAAAACAGATGTTTGTGGACATCCTGCCGGACATGCCGGAGGATGACGGCGTGGCATATCTGAATTTTTATCTGGATGAGGATGAGAATGTGGAGGAAATGCTTCAAAAGGTGAAGGATGAGCTTTCAGAGCTTCGTAATTTTGTGGACATCGGTGAGGGTACCATAACCACCTCCCAGACAGAGGACAAGGACTGGATCAATAACTGGAAACAGTATTTCAAACAGTTCTATGTGGACGATATTCTGATCATCCCTTCCTGGGAAGAGGTAAAAGAGGAAGATAAGGACCGCATGATCATCCACATTGATCCGGGTACCGCATTTGGCACAGGTATGCATGAAACCACACAGCTCTGTATCCGTCAGCTCAAGAAATATGTGACACCTGAGACAGAACTTTTAGATGTGGGAACCGGGAGCGGGATCCTTTCCATTGTGGCCTTGAAGCTGGGAGCAAAACATGCTGTGGGAACAGACCTGGACCCCTGCGCAGTCCCGGCTGTGGAAGAAAATAAGGAAGTAAATAACATTCCTACTGAGAGCTTTGACATGATGATCGGAAACATTATTGATGACAAGGCCATCCAGGATAAAGTGGGATATGAAAAGTACGATATTGTCGTTGCCAACATTCTGGCTGACGTGCTGGTTCCCCTTACTCCGGTCATTCTGAACCAGATGAAAAAGGGCGGCATTTATATCACGTCAGGAATTATAGATGATAAGGAAGAAACTGTGGTAAAGGCAGTGAAGGAAGCAGGCCTTGAAGTCCTGGAGGTGACATACCAGGGCGAGTGGGTATCTGTGACTGCCAGAAAGAATTAA
- a CDS encoding 16S rRNA (uracil(1498)-N(3))-methyltransferase: MYRFFVEPSQVEEHTIRILGSDVNHIKNVLRMKTGEEILISSGNDLEYACYIEEMGAEEVLAHVMYVQEAGYELSSRIYLFQGLPKGDKMELIIQKAVELGVHQVIPVATRRAVVKLEGKKEENKIRRWQAIAESAAKQSKRMYVPEVKPVMRFCQAIEQAKKLDVVLLPYELAKGMKETKELIAQIEPGQSIGIFIGPEGGFDEEEVRMAVEMGAKAITLGKRILRTETAGLTVLSVLMFALEE; this comes from the coding sequence ATGTACCGTTTTTTCGTAGAGCCTTCCCAGGTGGAAGAACACACCATCCGCATTCTGGGCAGTGATGTAAACCATATAAAAAATGTGCTCCGCATGAAGACCGGTGAGGAAATCCTCATAAGCTCCGGCAATGATCTGGAGTATGCCTGTTATATTGAGGAGATGGGAGCAGAGGAGGTCCTGGCGCATGTTATGTATGTGCAGGAGGCCGGCTATGAGCTGTCTTCCAGGATTTATCTGTTTCAGGGTCTTCCAAAAGGTGATAAGATGGAGCTGATCATCCAGAAAGCTGTGGAGCTTGGTGTGCATCAGGTCATTCCCGTGGCCACCAGGCGCGCTGTGGTAAAGCTGGAAGGAAAAAAAGAAGAGAACAAGATCCGCCGCTGGCAGGCCATTGCGGAGAGCGCGGCGAAGCAGTCAAAGCGTATGTATGTGCCGGAGGTAAAGCCTGTCATGCGCTTTTGCCAGGCCATTGAGCAGGCCAAGAAGCTGGATGTGGTGCTTTTGCCCTACGAATTGGCAAAAGGCATGAAGGAGACCAAAGAACTGATCGCTCAGATAGAACCGGGTCAGTCCATCGGCATTTTCATCGGACCGGAGGGCGGATTTGACGAGGAAGAGGTGCGGATGGCTGTGGAAATGGGAGCAAAGGCCATCACACTGGGAAAAAGAATTCTGCGGACAGAGACAGCAGGGCTTACAGTCCTCTCTGTCCTCATGTTTGCATTGGAGGAATAA